The Microcoleus sp. bin38.metabat.b11b12b14.051 genome window below encodes:
- the rplC gene encoding 50S ribosomal protein L3, which translates to MSVGILGTKLGMTQVFDAEGRAIPVTVIQAGPCTVTQIKTKQTDGYTAIQIGYEEVKPKALNKPELGHLAKSGANPLRHLHEYRLEDTSSFELGQQVKADAFTPGQIVDVIGTSIGKGFAGFQKRHNFKRGPMSHGSKNHREPGSIGPGTTPGRVYPGKRMAGRMGNVQVTVRKLTIVRVDAEQNLLLIKGAVPGKAGALVNVVPEKKVGW; encoded by the coding sequence GTGTCTGTAGGCATTCTTGGCACTAAACTAGGCATGACTCAAGTGTTTGACGCCGAAGGGAGAGCAATCCCCGTCACCGTCATACAAGCAGGGCCTTGTACAGTAACTCAAATCAAAACTAAACAAACTGATGGCTACACTGCCATTCAGATTGGATACGAAGAAGTAAAACCAAAGGCTCTCAACAAGCCAGAATTGGGACACCTTGCCAAGTCGGGGGCGAATCCATTGCGCCACTTGCACGAATACCGCTTGGAAGATACCAGTTCCTTTGAATTAGGCCAACAAGTAAAAGCAGACGCTTTTACACCGGGGCAAATCGTAGATGTCATCGGTACCAGCATCGGTAAAGGTTTTGCAGGCTTTCAAAAGCGCCACAACTTCAAACGCGGCCCCATGTCTCACGGTTCTAAGAATCACCGCGAACCTGGATCGATCGGACCTGGAACCACTCCCGGACGCGTCTATCCCGGTAAAAGAATGGCAGGACGCATGGGCAACGTTCAAGTTACCGTCCGCAAACTGACAATTGTCCGGGTGGATGCAGAGCAGAATTTGTTGCTGATCAAGGGAGCAGTTCCCGGAAAAGCTGGCGCCTTAGTCAATGTTGTTCCTGAGAAAAAAGTTGGGTGGTAG
- a CDS encoding NAD(P)H-quinone oxidoreductase subunit N, whose translation MGLITTGADMIRDLEKSGSLALYVPLEGGFEGRYLRRLRAAGYGAYTITARGLGDLAMYLTGVHGVRPPHLGKKTTGNEGAVGYTYYVPPMLQTQLDNLPPKSKGLVLWIIEGQVLSSQEVEYLTVLPTLEPRVKIAVEMGGDRAFSWKPLKNALVAA comes from the coding sequence ATGGGACTGATTACAACTGGTGCGGATATGATTCGGGATTTGGAAAAGTCGGGGTCGCTAGCCCTGTACGTTCCTTTAGAGGGAGGATTTGAGGGCCGTTACCTGCGACGGCTGCGGGCTGCCGGCTACGGTGCGTACACAATTACGGCGCGGGGTTTGGGCGATTTGGCGATGTATTTGACCGGAGTTCACGGGGTGCGGCCGCCACATTTGGGCAAGAAAACTACTGGCAATGAAGGGGCTGTGGGTTACACCTACTACGTACCTCCGATGTTGCAAACTCAATTAGATAATTTGCCGCCGAAATCAAAAGGACTGGTGCTTTGGATTATTGAAGGGCAGGTTTTGTCGAGTCAGGAAGTTGAGTATTTGACTGTTTTGCCGACGCTAGAGCCGCGAGTTAAAATAGCAGTAGAGATGGGGGGCGATCGAGCTTTTAGCTGGAAGCCACTTAAAAACGCTTTAGTTGCAGCTTAA
- a CDS encoding VWA domain-containing protein codes for MLQNRDYTIIIDKSGSMYTKDQMGGKSRWALMQESTVALANKCEELDPDGITVYVFSGRFKRYENVTSAKVVQIFQENEPSGTTNLAAVLLDSLNNYFQRKASGKTKPNGETILVVTDGEPDDRKEVMKTIIEASRKLDRDEELAISFIQVGNAPEATKFLKILDDELQSAGAKFDIVDTVTMDDIEGMTLTEVLLNAITD; via the coding sequence ATGCTTCAGAACCGCGATTACACAATCATCATTGACAAAAGCGGCAGTATGTACACCAAAGACCAGATGGGGGGAAAAAGTCGGTGGGCGCTGATGCAAGAATCGACTGTCGCACTGGCGAATAAATGCGAAGAACTTGACCCAGACGGCATCACAGTTTACGTTTTTTCTGGTCGCTTCAAACGCTACGAGAATGTAACATCAGCTAAAGTAGTGCAAATCTTCCAAGAAAACGAACCTTCCGGGACTACAAATTTGGCTGCGGTGCTGCTAGATTCTCTCAACAATTATTTTCAGCGCAAAGCATCCGGTAAGACCAAGCCAAATGGCGAAACCATATTAGTGGTGACGGACGGCGAACCGGACGATCGCAAAGAAGTGATGAAAACGATTATAGAGGCATCGCGGAAGCTCGATCGAGATGAAGAGCTGGCGATTTCCTTCATTCAGGTAGGGAATGCCCCGGAAGCGACTAAGTTTCTCAAGATATTGGATGACGAACTGCAAAGCGCTGGGGCTAAATTCGATATCGTTGATACAGTGACGATGGATGATATCGAAGGAATGACCCTGACGGAAGTATTGCTGAATGCAATAACTGATTGA
- a CDS encoding dCMP deaminase family protein: MKKTYQRPNWDEYFLMLAKLAATRSTCLAFPVGAVIAKNRQVLATGYNGSPSGTVHCTAQGFCYPGLSSCDASKTLPSRAVHAEANAIATAAKHGISTAGASIYVTLEPCIYCLKLIISAGIREVFYETVFNSGEKAELRDSFIADGIVEFKQIKLSESTAKRSASFLLNATSVPKDDRPFGS; this comes from the coding sequence ATGAAGAAAACTTATCAAAGACCAAATTGGGACGAATACTTTTTAATGTTGGCAAAATTGGCCGCGACTCGATCGACTTGTCTGGCTTTTCCCGTCGGCGCGGTAATCGCTAAAAACAGGCAAGTTTTAGCTACGGGTTACAACGGTTCCCCCTCAGGTACGGTACACTGCACGGCTCAAGGCTTCTGCTATCCGGGTTTGAGCAGTTGCGACGCTAGCAAAACTTTGCCGTCGCGGGCGGTTCACGCTGAAGCAAATGCGATCGCCACTGCTGCCAAACACGGGATATCTACGGCTGGGGCTAGTATTTACGTGACTTTAGAACCCTGCATTTATTGTTTGAAATTAATTATTTCCGCCGGCATTCGCGAAGTATTTTACGAAACTGTTTTTAACAGCGGAGAAAAAGCTGAGTTGAGAGATTCTTTTATTGCCGATGGTATTGTTGAATTCAAACAAATTAAGCTATCTGAAAGTACAGCAAAAAGATCGGCTTCATTTCTGCTGAATGCTACATCTGTGCCTAAAGACGATCGACCATTCGGTTCGTAG
- a CDS encoding thymidylate synthase produces MSQQATLFQYTPLHKPNQLICGTGQTAVVTGWTVKQTIAKHLQPHEFAVIGQLYSSTRGISFLIRNLLFNPHVHFLVIMNATKEDLNAGGGKCLLDFFRHGFTEGTSDTGRRCWVIRSPITGYIDIEIPASALEKLRQSIKEPVEAKSISEAVAFVKSYSQQNILEPWGDYPPFPISEIVPTIQPGPRYGHRIEGTTIAETWVKIIHRIKTTGTIRPTGYDGQWQELIDLIAVVKNEPLGFYFPEPNYLPIDRPFVQEYITQILDDSVKREGVKYTYGQRLRSWFGGRDQIEQVINKLIGEIDAASAVMSLWDVADHDSGGSPCLNHIWLRVVDNELSMTATFRSNDMFSAWPANAIGLRKLQEHIRDAIAQRSEYDLKMGPLITISQSAHIYDDTFDSVDRIINQHYQKIVDTERRRCFDPTYSDCDPVGNFLIKVEDKAIVVSQTTPGSGEITKHYSGRDPLKLLREICANSPAIQPEHSGYLGLEIQKAFGCIATGKKYIQDQ; encoded by the coding sequence ATGAGTCAGCAGGCAACCCTATTCCAGTACACACCACTACACAAGCCAAACCAACTGATTTGCGGAACTGGTCAAACCGCTGTAGTGACTGGGTGGACTGTAAAGCAAACGATCGCCAAACACCTTCAGCCCCATGAGTTTGCTGTGATTGGACAGCTTTACAGTTCAACTCGTGGAATTAGCTTTCTGATTCGGAATCTTTTATTCAATCCCCATGTCCACTTTTTAGTAATCATGAACGCTACGAAAGAAGACCTCAATGCTGGTGGAGGTAAGTGCCTACTAGACTTCTTCCGTCACGGATTCACAGAAGGTACCAGTGATACCGGAAGAAGATGTTGGGTGATTCGGTCTCCCATTACTGGCTATATTGATATTGAAATTCCAGCTAGTGCCTTAGAAAAATTACGGCAATCTATCAAAGAACCAGTAGAAGCAAAATCCATTTCTGAAGCTGTAGCTTTTGTCAAATCTTACTCACAACAGAACATACTTGAACCTTGGGGTGATTACCCACCATTCCCTATATCTGAAATCGTTCCTACTATTCAACCTGGGCCGCGCTACGGTCATAGGATAGAAGGAACAACAATTGCAGAAACTTGGGTTAAAATTATTCATCGCATCAAGACGACAGGTACAATTCGACCGACTGGCTATGATGGCCAATGGCAAGAATTAATTGATTTAATAGCTGTGGTGAAAAATGAGCCACTAGGTTTTTATTTCCCGGAACCAAATTATCTGCCCATTGACCGTCCTTTTGTTCAAGAATACATTACACAAATATTAGATGATTCAGTGAAACGAGAAGGTGTTAAATACACTTATGGGCAGCGTCTTCGTTCTTGGTTTGGTGGACGCGACCAGATTGAACAAGTTATTAATAAATTAATAGGTGAGATTGACGCTGCTAGTGCAGTTATGTCGCTGTGGGATGTAGCCGATCACGATTCAGGTGGTAGTCCATGCCTTAACCATATCTGGCTAAGAGTTGTGGATAACGAACTGTCAATGACTGCTACTTTCCGCAGTAACGATATGTTTAGCGCTTGGCCCGCTAACGCTATAGGATTGCGAAAATTGCAAGAACATATTCGAGACGCGATCGCTCAGCGATCGGAGTACGATCTAAAGATGGGTCCACTGATTACCATTAGTCAGAGTGCCCATATCTACGATGATACTTTCGATTCAGTTGACCGGATTATCAACCAGCACTACCAAAAAATTGTTGATACAGAACGTAGGCGTTGTTTTGATCCAACTTATTCTGATTGCGATCCAGTCGGAAACTTCTTAATTAAAGTGGAGGATAAAGCAATAGTTGTTTCCCAAACAACTCCTGGCAGTGGCGAGATTACCAAGCATTATAGTGGCAGAGATCCTCTCAAGCTATTACGAGAAATTTGTGCTAATTCTCCGGCAATACAGCCCGAACATTCAGGTTACTTAGGGCTAGAAATCCAGAAGGCTTTTGGCTGCATTGCAACTGGCAAAAAATATATTCAGGATCAATAA
- a CDS encoding HD domain-containing protein: MILSNRFSEALTYATQLHATQIRKGSGVPYIAHLLGTASIALEYGANEDETIAALLHDAIEDQGGATTREAIRQRFGDTVTAIVDGCTDSDATPKPPWRDRKQAYIDRIPQASHSVRLVSAADKLYNVRSILKDSRQVGDSVWERFKGGKDGSLWYYRSLVEAFRQAESTPLVEELDRTVLELEQFSEG; the protein is encoded by the coding sequence ATGATACTCTCAAACCGTTTTTCCGAAGCCCTCACCTATGCCACCCAATTGCACGCAACTCAAATCCGCAAAGGTTCCGGCGTTCCCTATATCGCTCATTTGTTGGGTACTGCTAGTATAGCTTTGGAATATGGGGCAAATGAAGATGAGACGATCGCAGCTTTGCTTCATGATGCGATCGAAGATCAGGGCGGCGCCACCACCCGCGAAGCCATCCGCCAACGCTTTGGCGATACTGTGACAGCGATTGTAGACGGCTGTACCGACAGCGACGCGACGCCGAAACCTCCTTGGCGCGATCGCAAACAAGCTTATATCGATCGCATTCCTCAAGCTTCCCACTCGGTCAGATTAGTGTCGGCGGCTGATAAACTCTATAATGTGCGATCGATCCTCAAAGATTCCCGTCAAGTGGGTGACTCCGTTTGGGAACGCTTCAAAGGCGGCAAAGACGGTTCTCTCTGGTACTATCGTTCTCTAGTAGAAGCATTCCGCCAAGCTGAATCAACGCCCCTAGTTGAAGAATTAGACCGCACAGTTTTAGAATTAGAACAGTTTTCTGAAGGCTGA